From a region of the Sagittula sp. P11 genome:
- a CDS encoding SDR family NAD(P)-dependent oxidoreductase, protein MRRFEDQVAIVTGGARGIGLGIARRLTQEGAQVVVWDLADVAPGQSDAPAAEMKVDVTDPASVEAATADVLSRFGRIDVFVNNAGINGPVADVEHYDLADWKRVIDIDLTAVFLCCRAVIPQMKAQGYGRIVNIASIAGKEGVPGIAAYASAKAGVIGLTKSLAKELIRTGILVNAVAPVMVETDLLQQMTPEHVTASKAKIPMGRLLQIEELAALVAFVASPENSFTTGVAYDASGGRGTY, encoded by the coding sequence ATGAGACGTTTCGAGGATCAGGTCGCCATCGTAACCGGCGGGGCGCGCGGCATCGGGCTGGGCATCGCCCGCCGGCTGACACAAGAGGGCGCGCAAGTCGTCGTCTGGGACCTGGCCGATGTCGCGCCGGGCCAATCCGATGCCCCGGCCGCAGAGATGAAGGTGGACGTCACCGATCCGGCCTCGGTCGAAGCCGCGACGGCCGACGTCTTGTCGCGCTTCGGACGGATCGACGTCTTCGTGAACAACGCGGGCATCAATGGTCCCGTCGCCGATGTCGAGCACTACGACCTGGCCGACTGGAAACGGGTGATCGACATCGACCTCACCGCAGTCTTCCTGTGCTGCCGTGCGGTGATCCCGCAGATGAAGGCCCAAGGCTATGGTCGGATCGTCAACATCGCCTCGATCGCTGGCAAGGAGGGCGTGCCCGGGATCGCCGCCTATGCGTCGGCCAAGGCCGGTGTCATCGGGCTGACCAAGTCGCTGGCCAAGGAACTGATCCGCACCGGGATCCTGGTCAATGCCGTGGCCCCGGTGATGGTCGAGACCGATCTCCTTCAGCAGATGACACCCGAGCATGTGACGGCGAGCAAGGCCAAGATCCCTATGGGTCGCCTTTTGCAGATCGAGGAACTGGCCGCACTTGTCGCCTTCGTCGCCAGCCCGGAGAATTCCTTCACCACCGGCGTGGCTTACGATGCCTCGGGCGGGCGCGGCACCTACTGA
- a CDS encoding aldo/keto reductase yields MIHKTVKGIRIPALGLGTFELTGDSGVAAIRTAIEHGYRHIDTAARYGNEAEVGQAIRDSGVPRDELFVTTKVWFDKLAPDQIRQSVAESLDRLQMDAVDLLLVHWPTREVPLADTLATFAEMRDSGRTRSIGVSNFTIPLLAEAVDTCGADLVVNQVEYHPYLAQDKLLADARSRDMLLTAYQPIARGEVFQDPTITRIGEAHGKSAAQVTLRWLVQQDNVAAIPRSSRPENIRANLDIFDFELSDAEMAEIAALDRQDRKSDFDWAPDWDRP; encoded by the coding sequence ATGATCCACAAGACCGTAAAAGGCATCCGCATTCCGGCCCTGGGCCTGGGCACCTTTGAGCTGACCGGCGACTCAGGCGTCGCGGCCATCCGCACCGCCATCGAACACGGCTATCGTCACATTGACACCGCGGCCCGCTACGGCAACGAGGCAGAGGTCGGCCAGGCCATTCGCGATTCCGGCGTGCCGCGGGACGAGCTGTTCGTCACCACAAAGGTTTGGTTCGACAAGCTGGCGCCCGATCAGATCCGACAGAGCGTCGCCGAAAGCCTCGACCGGCTGCAGATGGATGCGGTCGACCTGCTTCTGGTGCACTGGCCGACGCGCGAAGTGCCTTTGGCCGATACGCTCGCCACTTTTGCCGAGATGCGCGACAGCGGCAGGACCCGCAGCATCGGGGTCAGTAACTTCACGATCCCGCTGCTGGCCGAGGCGGTCGACACCTGCGGCGCCGACCTTGTGGTGAACCAAGTCGAGTATCACCCGTATCTTGCACAGGACAAACTGCTGGCCGATGCGCGCAGCCGCGACATGCTGCTGACGGCCTACCAGCCCATCGCCCGCGGCGAAGTCTTCCAGGATCCGACGATCACCCGTATTGGCGAGGCACACGGCAAGTCTGCCGCCCAGGTGACCCTGCGCTGGCTGGTGCAGCAGGACAACGTGGCGGCTATCCCGCGCTCGTCCCGGCCCGAGAATATCCGCGCGAACCTGGACATCTTCGACTTCGAGCTGAGCGATGCGGAAATGGCCGAGATCGCGGCGCTGGACCGGCAGGACCGCAAGAGCGATTTCGACTGGGCCCCGGATTGGGACAGGCCCTGA
- a CDS encoding zinc-binding dehydrogenase, whose protein sequence is MKALVYKGKSRMEWEDVPPPQPGGDMVLLKVAACGICGSDMHGYHGHDPRRVPPMIMGHEAAGVVEGGALDGQRVALNPFLNCGTCERCLSGAPQLCEAQRNIGLPPHAGAFAESVLVPERNLVPIPDDMPFDVAALAEPLAVSVHAVRLGMRALAEPLSTARLVVLGGGAIGLTTALVLIAEGARNVTLAETSAARRATAEAASARICAVAPEQASVPGDADMLFDAVGAAATRTLAFSLARRGGVIVHSGLLPGSEGVDVRALTLRELSFLGAYCYTMADFRQAIALLRAGALGDLGWVERRPMSCGSRAFADIDAGTLAAAKIILTV, encoded by the coding sequence ATGAAGGCACTCGTGTACAAGGGCAAATCCCGGATGGAGTGGGAGGACGTGCCGCCGCCGCAACCCGGCGGAGACATGGTCCTTCTCAAGGTTGCAGCCTGCGGCATCTGCGGGTCGGACATGCACGGCTATCACGGACACGATCCCCGCCGCGTGCCACCGATGATCATGGGCCACGAGGCTGCGGGCGTGGTGGAGGGCGGAGCGCTCGACGGCCAGCGGGTGGCCCTGAATCCCTTCCTCAACTGTGGCACCTGCGAACGTTGCCTGTCCGGCGCCCCGCAGCTCTGCGAGGCGCAGCGCAACATCGGCTTGCCGCCGCATGCGGGCGCCTTTGCCGAGAGCGTGCTGGTGCCCGAGCGCAACCTCGTCCCTATTCCTGATGATATGCCCTTTGACGTTGCCGCCCTGGCAGAGCCTCTGGCCGTTTCGGTGCATGCGGTCCGTCTGGGGATGCGTGCACTGGCAGAACCGCTGTCCACCGCGCGGCTGGTCGTGCTGGGCGGCGGGGCAATCGGCCTGACGACGGCACTGGTGCTGATCGCCGAAGGCGCCCGGAACGTGACGCTGGCCGAGACCTCCGCCGCGCGGCGGGCCACGGCAGAGGCGGCCTCCGCCCGGATCTGCGCCGTCGCGCCCGAGCAGGCGTCCGTGCCCGGTGACGCCGACATGCTCTTCGACGCTGTGGGTGCCGCGGCCACGCGCACACTGGCCTTTTCCCTGGCGCGGCGCGGCGGGGTGATCGTCCACAGTGGCCTTCTGCCCGGCAGCGAAGGTGTGGATGTGCGGGCGCTGACCCTGCGCGAACTGTCCTTCCTGGGTGCCTACTGCTACACGATGGCGGACTTCCGGCAGGCCATCGCCCTGCTGCGTGCCGGGGCTCTGGGCGATCTGGGCTGGGTCGAGCGACGCCCCATGTCATGCGGCAGCCGCGCCTTCGCCGACATCGACGCGGGCACCCTAGCTGCCGCGAAAATTATCCTGACCGTGTGA
- a CDS encoding TRAP transporter large permease gives MILTIFVAFFVLLLIGVPVAMAIGAAAMGAFWLDGTFPMAQVPHKMVNGVYSFPLVAVPLFILAGALAGETSIAARLVRLATALVGHIRGGLGHVNVASSMFFGGVSGSAVADTAAVGSLMIPAMEKQGYSREDAGAITITSSTIGILIPPSIPMVLYGVTVGTSVGALFLAGLVPGILVGLLLMVAVYVMAKRKGWPQAERRAPASELWAAFKDAILALLLPVFLLGAIVTGLTTATEAGVIGVVYALFLAGVVYREFSFRQLGTIVVEAAVNTAIPLFVVATTSVVAWVVAIEQFPDSLVGFFNGLDASPWVVLILINLFLVVIGMFVDLVPALILFAPILLPVAVAQGVDPVQFGAIMVVNLGVGLVTPPVGNCLYVGAAVAKVPVGRLVRASLPFLLINFLTLLLVTFVPWISLFLPSLFY, from the coding sequence ATGATCCTGACGATCTTCGTCGCCTTCTTCGTGCTCCTGTTGATCGGAGTGCCCGTTGCCATGGCAATCGGCGCAGCGGCGATGGGGGCCTTCTGGCTGGACGGCACCTTTCCGATGGCGCAGGTCCCCCACAAAATGGTCAACGGCGTCTATTCGTTTCCGCTGGTCGCGGTGCCACTGTTCATCCTGGCGGGTGCACTTGCGGGAGAAACCTCGATTGCCGCACGGCTGGTGCGGCTCGCCACAGCTCTGGTCGGGCACATCCGTGGCGGGCTGGGGCACGTCAACGTCGCCTCCTCGATGTTCTTCGGCGGCGTGTCTGGCTCTGCCGTGGCCGATACCGCAGCTGTGGGCAGCCTGATGATCCCGGCGATGGAGAAGCAGGGTTACAGCCGCGAGGACGCAGGCGCCATCACCATCACCTCGTCGACCATCGGCATTCTGATCCCGCCGTCGATCCCGATGGTCCTCTACGGCGTGACCGTGGGCACGTCTGTCGGCGCACTGTTTCTGGCCGGGTTGGTTCCGGGCATCCTCGTCGGTCTTTTACTCATGGTCGCGGTCTACGTCATGGCCAAGCGCAAGGGCTGGCCCCAGGCAGAACGGCGCGCACCCGCATCCGAACTCTGGGCCGCTTTCAAGGACGCGATCCTGGCGCTGCTTCTTCCGGTATTCCTGCTGGGAGCCATCGTCACCGGACTGACCACCGCCACCGAAGCCGGCGTGATCGGGGTCGTCTACGCACTGTTCCTGGCGGGCGTCGTCTATCGCGAATTCAGCTTTCGCCAGCTCGGCACCATTGTCGTCGAAGCGGCGGTCAACACCGCGATCCCGCTCTTCGTGGTCGCCACCACCTCGGTCGTCGCCTGGGTCGTGGCCATCGAGCAGTTCCCGGACTCGCTCGTCGGCTTCTTCAACGGTCTCGACGCCAGCCCATGGGTGGTGCTGATCCTGATCAACCTGTTCCTGGTGGTGATCGGGATGTTCGTCGACCTTGTCCCGGCGCTGATCCTCTTTGCCCCGATCCTGTTGCCCGTGGCCGTGGCCCAAGGCGTGGACCCTGTGCAGTTCGGCGCGATCATGGTGGTGAACCTCGGCGTAGGGCTGGTGACACCGCCGGTCGGGAACTGCCTGTATGTCGGGGCTGCGGTGGCGAAGGTGCCTGTGGGCCGGCTCGTTCGCGCCTCTCTGCCCTTCCTGCTTATCAACTTCCTGACGCTGCTGCTGGTGACCTTCGTGCCGTGGATCAGCCTCTTCCTGCCGTCGCTGTTCTACTGA
- a CDS encoding TRAP transporter small permease, whose product MALINQVLRWFIGILIVALVISVAMGVFWRYGLGNSLYWATEVPNVILVWIVFIGSVVAYYERRHIAFTALVDALPERLRWSFRIVAELVVLAFLGALTVYGYQIVSSAMNSLSDALKIPRGYFYICMPLSALLMAVCSVENLFRLLRRPGEGAPT is encoded by the coding sequence GTGGCTTTGATAAACCAAGTCCTGCGCTGGTTTATCGGCATCCTCATCGTCGCGCTGGTGATCAGCGTGGCGATGGGCGTGTTCTGGCGCTACGGCCTCGGCAACTCGCTGTACTGGGCCACCGAGGTGCCGAACGTCATTCTTGTCTGGATCGTGTTCATCGGCTCGGTCGTGGCCTATTACGAACGACGCCACATCGCATTTACCGCGCTGGTCGACGCTCTGCCCGAACGGCTGCGGTGGAGCTTCCGCATCGTGGCGGAACTGGTCGTCCTCGCCTTCCTGGGCGCGTTGACCGTGTACGGCTACCAGATCGTGTCGAGCGCGATGAACAGCCTTTCGGACGCGCTGAAGATCCCGCGCGGCTACTTCTACATCTGCATGCCGCTGTCCGCCCTGCTCATGGCGGTGTGCAGCGTGGAAAACCTCTTCCGGCTGCTGCGCAGACCGGGTGAAGGAGCACCAACATGA
- a CDS encoding TRAP transporter substrate-binding protein, with translation MNALLCRISMTAAAVSIGLGAGAAMAQDTITMRIAHNMPQTHSYSLWLDKFEEVLEEEFPGRFDIKVFPAAQLGTETEYLEAMQLGTLDGAIMGRHGQIDPRLDVLNLPMIYRDDAHVDAVLHSDSAVEAQLSDILYEKGFKVLAWGELGFRYITTNGTEVRSAADLQGLDIRVPNVQPWLTAFKAWGANPTPLPFEEVYSALQQGVVSAQENPPENIWTSKFHEVQSTMSLTGHANIPTEFVLSRSFWESLPDDVKDTVVEAAKAGSLIQVAAAREANAALVDKIEESGVTIVRDIDKESFRAGAEESYAASEDTIGRDLIDAVLEAK, from the coding sequence ATGAACGCCTTGCTTTGCAGGATTTCCATGACCGCGGCGGCGGTGAGCATCGGCCTTGGCGCCGGTGCCGCCATGGCGCAGGACACAATCACAATGCGCATCGCCCACAACATGCCGCAGACGCACAGCTATTCGCTGTGGCTCGACAAGTTCGAAGAGGTGCTGGAGGAAGAATTCCCGGGCCGCTTCGACATCAAGGTCTTTCCCGCTGCCCAGCTTGGCACCGAGACCGAGTACCTCGAGGCGATGCAGCTGGGCACCCTGGACGGAGCTATCATGGGCCGTCATGGTCAGATCGACCCGCGGCTTGACGTGCTGAACCTGCCGATGATCTACCGCGACGACGCGCATGTCGACGCGGTGCTCCACTCGGACAGCGCGGTCGAGGCGCAGCTCAGCGACATCCTCTACGAAAAGGGCTTCAAGGTGCTGGCGTGGGGCGAGCTTGGCTTCCGCTACATCACCACGAACGGCACCGAGGTTCGCTCTGCCGCCGACCTGCAAGGGCTCGACATCCGCGTTCCCAATGTCCAGCCATGGCTGACCGCCTTCAAGGCCTGGGGCGCGAACCCGACGCCGCTGCCCTTCGAAGAGGTCTATTCGGCGCTTCAACAGGGTGTGGTGAGCGCTCAGGAGAACCCGCCGGAGAACATCTGGACGTCGAAGTTCCACGAGGTTCAGTCCACCATGAGCCTGACCGGCCACGCCAACATCCCGACGGAATTCGTGCTGTCGCGATCGTTCTGGGAAAGTCTGCCCGATGACGTGAAGGACACCGTTGTGGAGGCCGCCAAGGCCGGAAGCCTGATCCAGGTCGCCGCCGCCCGCGAGGCCAATGCCGCGCTGGTCGACAAGATCGAGGAGTCGGGCGTCACCATCGTCCGCGACATCGACAAGGAGTCGTTCCGCGCCGGTGCCGAGGAATCCTATGCCGCCTCCGAAGACACAATCGGCCGCGACCTCATCGACGCCGTTCTAGAGGCCAAGTAA
- a CDS encoding sugar phosphate isomerase/epimerase, which produces MTRSYCLSYLTLELSPPETITLAARSAYQSAGVRLMPALPGGQAFPLWKDAAMLRETERAIADTGVPIHDIEIACIDGETRVGHWMPMLETAGRLKARTVIAAGLDKDEGRLTDTFAALCEAARPFGLSINLEFTPWAPLNSAAAALRVVTDADQPNGEVLIDTIHVARSATTLDDLRGIPATRMSYLQICDCPASPAESVEDLLFTARQERLLPGEGGADLAGIVGALPADLIVSVEIPSHRRIADMGHAAWAEFCLAESRRAMADFDAKRQP; this is translated from the coding sequence GTGACCCGTTCTTACTGCCTCTCCTACCTCACGCTGGAACTGTCCCCGCCCGAGACCATCACCCTTGCAGCCAGGTCTGCTTACCAGTCCGCCGGAGTCCGGCTGATGCCCGCTCTGCCCGGCGGGCAGGCGTTTCCGCTGTGGAAAGACGCGGCGATGCTGCGCGAAACGGAGCGGGCCATCGCCGATACGGGCGTGCCCATCCACGACATCGAGATCGCCTGCATCGACGGCGAAACCCGCGTGGGCCACTGGATGCCGATGCTGGAGACCGCCGGACGGCTGAAGGCCCGGACCGTGATCGCGGCGGGCCTCGACAAGGACGAGGGACGCCTGACCGATACCTTCGCGGCCCTGTGCGAGGCGGCGCGGCCCTTCGGCCTGTCCATCAACCTCGAATTCACGCCTTGGGCGCCGCTGAACAGCGCCGCCGCGGCCCTGCGGGTCGTGACCGACGCCGACCAGCCGAACGGCGAGGTGCTTATCGACACCATCCACGTTGCCCGGTCCGCCACCACGCTGGACGATCTGCGAGGAATTCCCGCCACGCGGATGAGCTACCTCCAGATCTGCGACTGCCCCGCGAGCCCCGCCGAGTCCGTCGAAGACCTCCTCTTCACCGCTCGGCAGGAGCGGCTGCTGCCCGGCGAGGGCGGCGCGGACCTTGCGGGGATCGTGGGCGCCCTGCCCGCAGACCTGATCGTGAGCGTCGAGATTCCCAGCCACCGCCGGATTGCCGACATGGGCCATGCCGCCTGGGCAGAGTTTTGCCTCGCCGAGTCGCGGCGCGCGATGGCGGACTTCGACGCAAAGCGCCAGCCATGA
- a CDS encoding Xaa-Pro peptidase family protein codes for MTERPLPPFDTARLDRLMQDAGVDVLIASSKHNIQYLLGNYRFFMFEAMDAIGLSRYLPLLVYPAGRPDLAFYVANANERFEEELNRFWVPEVVAKSRGSVDAMHLALGGLAERGLTPGALAVETGFLPADAWECLRTGLPATKPVDAVTILEELRAVKQPWELDLLRAASEGVVDAMQATFEQLRPGMTKNDAVAILRREEIARGLTWEYCLITAGQSLNRAPSTQVLEAQDILSLDSGGNVQGYLGDLCRMGTLSAPSAELEDALAAIEAVQQAARVPLRAGVAGRTPFDAVADLLARPREGSFSFVVHGVGLITHEAPRLMDDGPIPYLALHRDRPLEAGMVLSVETTWQHPRLGFIKLEDTVAITETGCAAYGDTARGWNLPG; via the coding sequence ATGACCGAGCGCCCCCTGCCGCCCTTCGACACGGCCCGCCTCGACCGGCTGATGCAGGACGCCGGGGTCGACGTGCTGATCGCCTCGTCCAAGCACAACATCCAGTATCTGCTGGGCAACTACCGCTTCTTCATGTTCGAAGCGATGGATGCCATTGGGCTCAGCCGTTACCTTCCCCTTCTGGTCTACCCAGCCGGTCGGCCCGACCTCGCCTTTTACGTCGCCAATGCCAACGAGCGGTTCGAAGAAGAACTGAATCGTTTCTGGGTGCCCGAGGTCGTGGCGAAATCGCGCGGCTCGGTGGATGCCATGCACCTCGCGCTCGGGGGGCTTGCGGAGCGGGGGCTGACCCCGGGCGCATTGGCGGTGGAAACCGGATTCCTGCCTGCCGACGCATGGGAGTGTCTGCGCACAGGACTGCCGGCGACAAAGCCTGTGGACGCGGTCACGATCCTCGAAGAATTGCGCGCCGTGAAGCAGCCTTGGGAGCTGGACCTGCTGCGCGCCGCATCCGAGGGGGTCGTGGACGCCATGCAGGCCACCTTTGAGCAATTGCGCCCCGGCATGACGAAGAACGACGCCGTCGCGATACTGCGCCGCGAAGAAATCGCACGAGGCCTCACCTGGGAATATTGCCTGATCACCGCCGGTCAAAGCCTCAACCGGGCGCCGTCCACCCAGGTTCTGGAAGCTCAGGACATACTGTCGCTCGACTCGGGCGGTAATGTTCAGGGCTACCTCGGCGACCTGTGCCGCATGGGCACCCTTTCCGCTCCGTCGGCAGAACTGGAAGACGCCCTCGCCGCGATCGAAGCGGTGCAGCAGGCCGCACGGGTGCCGTTGCGGGCTGGCGTGGCCGGCCGGACGCCGTTCGACGCGGTTGCCGATCTTCTGGCCCGTCCGCGCGAAGGCTCCTTCTCGTTCGTGGTGCACGGTGTCGGGCTGATCACCCACGAAGCGCCCCGCCTGATGGACGACGGGCCGATCCCCTACCTCGCGCTCCACCGGGACCGCCCGCTGGAGGCCGGGATGGTGCTGTCCGTCGAGACGACATGGCAACACCCCCGGCTGGGGTTCATCAAGCTCGAAGACACCGTTGCCATCACCGAGACGGGTTGCGCGGCCTATGGCGACACCGCGCGGGGCTGGAACCTGCCCGGGTGA
- a CDS encoding zinc-binding dehydrogenase: MKAVVKQAPRDGCMAVVDRDIPVRGPGEVLIRITAAGICGTDVAIWRWHEAVVGQYAPDFPVVIGHEFAGVVVEAPEGSSLAPGTVVGVNPQVGCGTCRYCGLGRPTLCDRRRMMGGHIDGGWTEMVCVPAAQVFALPQGVDPAVAPLLEPLAVAVHAVMEQVPLRAGDAALIVGAGPIGLLCGILALEAGASRVVITGVAADAGRLELARELGMEAVDVDADDPAAALGPEGADVIYETSGNAAVAESMLKLVRKAGRIALIGLCHGPATFVTTPAVLKEVQLTGSRAYNDPTWRLLMKLLPQVAPKVLRLVTHRFPLDRFEDALKAVAAREGVKILLEP; encoded by the coding sequence ATGAAAGCGGTCGTCAAGCAGGCGCCGCGCGATGGCTGCATGGCGGTTGTGGACAGGGACATCCCTGTCCGTGGTCCGGGTGAGGTGCTGATCCGCATCACCGCCGCCGGGATCTGCGGGACAGACGTCGCGATCTGGAGGTGGCACGAGGCGGTGGTGGGCCAGTACGCACCGGACTTTCCGGTGGTCATCGGCCATGAATTCGCCGGGGTGGTCGTCGAAGCGCCCGAGGGCAGCAGTTTGGCGCCGGGCACGGTCGTCGGCGTCAACCCGCAGGTCGGTTGCGGGACCTGCCGGTATTGCGGTCTTGGGCGCCCGACCCTCTGCGACCGCCGGCGCATGATGGGGGGGCACATCGACGGCGGCTGGACCGAGATGGTCTGCGTGCCAGCCGCGCAGGTCTTTGCCCTGCCGCAGGGTGTCGACCCTGCCGTCGCCCCGCTGCTGGAGCCGCTTGCCGTTGCGGTCCACGCCGTGATGGAGCAGGTGCCGCTTCGTGCCGGTGATGCTGCGCTGATCGTCGGCGCCGGGCCCATCGGCCTGCTCTGCGGCATCCTCGCGCTGGAGGCGGGGGCCTCCAGGGTGGTGATCACCGGCGTCGCCGCCGATGCCGGTCGTCTCGAGCTGGCCCGTGAACTGGGGATGGAGGCTGTCGATGTCGATGCGGATGACCCTGCCGCAGCACTTGGTCCCGAGGGCGCCGACGTGATCTACGAAACCAGCGGCAACGCGGCCGTGGCGGAAAGCATGCTGAAACTGGTGCGCAAGGCCGGGCGGATCGCTCTGATCGGCCTATGCCATGGCCCCGCAACCTTCGTCACCACGCCCGCCGTGCTGAAAGAGGTGCAGTTGACTGGCTCGCGCGCCTATAACGATCCGACCTGGCGGCTGCTGATGAAGTTGCTTCCGCAGGTCGCGCCGAAAGTCCTTCGCCTGGTAACCCACCGCTTTCCGTTGGACCGCTTCGAGGACGCGTTGAAGGCCGTGGCCGCGCGCGAAGGGGTCAAAATCCTGCTGGAACCCTGA
- a CDS encoding FAD-dependent oxidoreductase yields the protein MDEAEEFDLVVIGAGAAGLAASATAALAGLRVVVLEATDRVGGTCAISAGCAWLPNTMLSREDDPNAARRYLDHVVGNESRAEMREAFLARAPEMVAELQNAGAIDLAPFAHHPDYHTDLPGAVTRGRALGAQPFDGRKLGSAFGLVKPPLPEFTIMGGMMVDRTDIGHLLRATRSLASFRHAAGLMLRHGRDRLTGPRGRRLVMGNALVGRLLAFLIDRGVEIRTGCRVDRIVVSDGRATGVAIGKQQIAAHCGIVVCTGGFSHHARLRQDLFPDPLAEQSVVPDTNTGGGLDLLLGAGGQLERGYSTAAFWAPASVRTRSDGSKAVFPHLLLDRAKPGIIAVDASGRRFVDESTSYHRFVQGMYRAGAIPCHLVCNAAFIRQYGLGVIHPMTRRLGPWVAEGYLAEGRDIKAIATAIGADPAVLADSFARNDRYAAEGRDPEFNRGSTAYSRNLGDPDHIGPNPCLGPMGEGPYYAVCLHPADIGTAMGIVTDTQARVLDAAGAPIPGLYAAGADMASVMGGSYPGPGITIGPALTFGHVAARHAATSKET from the coding sequence ATGGATGAGGCAGAAGAGTTCGACCTTGTGGTGATCGGTGCGGGTGCCGCGGGTCTTGCCGCCAGCGCGACGGCTGCGCTTGCCGGGTTGCGGGTCGTGGTGCTGGAAGCGACGGACCGGGTCGGGGGCACATGCGCGATCTCTGCCGGCTGTGCCTGGTTGCCCAACACGATGCTTTCCAGAGAGGACGATCCGAACGCTGCAAGACGGTACCTCGATCACGTGGTGGGCAACGAGTCGCGTGCCGAGATGCGAGAGGCCTTCCTCGCGCGCGCGCCCGAGATGGTCGCGGAGCTGCAGAATGCGGGCGCGATCGATCTCGCACCCTTTGCGCACCATCCTGACTACCACACCGATCTGCCCGGCGCCGTGACCCGGGGCAGGGCGCTTGGGGCGCAGCCCTTCGACGGGCGCAAACTTGGATCCGCCTTCGGGTTGGTGAAGCCGCCCTTGCCGGAGTTCACGATCATGGGCGGAATGATGGTCGACCGAACCGACATCGGGCACTTGCTGCGCGCCACGCGGAGTTTGGCCAGTTTCCGCCACGCGGCGGGGCTGATGCTTCGCCACGGGCGAGACCGGCTGACCGGGCCGCGCGGGCGGCGTCTTGTCATGGGCAACGCGCTGGTCGGGCGCCTGCTTGCCTTTCTCATCGACCGCGGGGTCGAGATCCGCACCGGATGCCGCGTCGACCGCATTGTGGTCTCGGACGGGCGGGCGACGGGCGTTGCCATCGGGAAACAACAGATCGCGGCGCACTGCGGCATCGTCGTCTGCACTGGCGGCTTCTCGCATCACGCCCGGCTGAGGCAGGACCTGTTTCCGGACCCGCTGGCCGAGCAATCTGTGGTGCCTGACACCAATACCGGCGGTGGCCTGGACCTGCTGCTTGGCGCCGGTGGCCAGCTTGAACGGGGTTATTCGACCGCGGCCTTCTGGGCACCGGCGTCGGTTCGGACGCGATCCGACGGAAGCAAGGCTGTCTTCCCCCACCTGCTGTTGGACCGGGCCAAGCCCGGCATCATCGCGGTGGATGCGTCAGGGCGGCGCTTCGTCGATGAATCGACCTCGTACCACCGGTTTGTTCAGGGCATGTACCGGGCCGGGGCGATCCCTTGTCACCTTGTGTGCAACGCGGCGTTCATCCGTCAGTACGGTCTGGGCGTGATCCACCCGATGACACGGCGCCTCGGTCCTTGGGTGGCCGAGGGCTACCTTGCCGAGGGGCGCGACATCAAAGCCATCGCCACTGCAATCGGCGCCGATCCCGCAGTGCTGGCAGACAGCTTCGCGCGAAACGACCGCTATGCAGCGGAGGGGCGGGACCCGGAATTCAACCGCGGCTCAACGGCCTATTCCCGTAACCTCGGCGATCCGGACCACATCGGGCCGAACCCCTGTCTCGGGCCGATGGGGGAGGGACCCTATTACGCCGTCTGCCTGCACCCTGCGGACATCGGCACCGCCATGGGCATCGTCACCGATACCCAAGCCCGGGTTCTGGATGCCGCTGGTGCCCCTATCCCCGGCCTCTACGCCGCCGGGGCCGACATGGCGTCGGTCATGGGCGGCAGTTACCCCGGTCCGGGCATCACCATCGGACCCGCACTGACATTCGGCCATGTCGCGGCGCGACATGCCGCCACTTCGAAGGAGACCTGA
- a CDS encoding GntR family transcriptional regulator, whose protein sequence is METWRFETVERDGDTVGDVAYRRIRSHIIHGKLMPGEKLKLDRMKEIYGASVTTLREILNRLAVEELVTAEGQRGFRVSTVSAGELRELAVLRGLLESHALRAAIAQGDIEWEASVVAAHYKLSVAERALIAGDPAVVDRWVACDWGFHNATIAACDQPILLRSYASIFDRFARYHQLALDFRGQGVVEDHVRLRDLVIGRDADAAVALLTRHIDSGVAHLLASGRFT, encoded by the coding sequence ATGGAAACCTGGCGCTTCGAAACGGTTGAACGGGATGGCGACACTGTGGGCGACGTCGCCTACCGTCGCATCCGCTCGCACATCATTCATGGCAAGCTAATGCCCGGCGAGAAGCTGAAACTCGACCGGATGAAGGAGATCTACGGTGCGTCGGTGACGACGCTGCGCGAGATACTCAACCGGCTGGCGGTCGAGGAGCTGGTGACCGCCGAAGGCCAGCGAGGGTTCAGGGTGAGCACGGTCAGCGCCGGAGAGCTGCGGGAACTGGCGGTCTTGCGCGGTTTGCTGGAAAGCCATGCGCTGCGCGCCGCCATCGCGCAGGGGGATATCGAGTGGGAGGCCTCGGTCGTGGCCGCGCACTACAAGCTGTCCGTGGCCGAGCGCGCCCTGATCGCGGGCGACCCTGCGGTGGTGGACCGCTGGGTGGCCTGTGACTGGGGCTTCCACAACGCTACCATCGCAGCCTGCGATCAACCGATCCTGCTGCGCAGCTACGCTTCGATATTTGACCGCTTCGCCCGCTATCACCAGCTGGCTCTGGACTTTCGGGGGCAGGGCGTGGTTGAGGATCACGTCCGTCTGCGCGATCTGGTGATCGGGCGCGATGCCGATGCAGCGGTTGCGCTGCTGACGCGTCACATCGACAGCGGCGTGGCGCACTTGCTGGCCTCGGGGCGTTTTACGTGA